A genomic window from Agrobacterium larrymoorei includes:
- the ggt gene encoding gamma-glutamyltransferase: protein MRNFEKPTRSIAVSTTGMAATSHPSATLTAITILQAGGNAMDAAIAACAVQCVVEPGSTGIGGDCFALYAPRGSAEIIAYNGSGRTPKALTVDWFEERGLTEVPRQSPAAVTIPGAIDAWTRLHADHGRLPFADVLAPAIRYAEQGYAIAPRVHRDWVREETLLSQDPAAAAIFLPGGRAPAIGAVHRQEKLGATLRKIATEGRDGFYSGDIAEDMVSHLRSLGGLHTMEDFAAAGGEYVTPVTTLFRDHMIHECPPNGQGIIALLILNILSHFDTRHAPGSTDRLHLEIEATRLAYAARDAWIADPAKADVPVAELLSHDFAKRLAEMIDLRHALTDLPDFEMPLHRDTVYISIVDQDRNAVSFINSIFDSFGTGIVAPRSGVILHNRGQSFSLKRGHPNMIAPEKRPLHTIIPGMVTRNGRTEMSFGVMGGYYQALGHAHLISKVVDYGMDIQDAIDLPRLIPVGGKIPRVEAEHTISPETITELTRRGFEIVPAEDPIGGAQAVRIDWENGTLVGASESRKDGIALGY from the coding sequence ATGCGCAATTTCGAGAAGCCCACACGGTCCATCGCGGTTTCGACCACGGGGATGGCGGCGACATCCCACCCCTCCGCGACGCTGACCGCCATCACGATCCTGCAAGCCGGAGGCAATGCGATGGATGCGGCGATCGCCGCCTGTGCCGTCCAATGCGTGGTGGAGCCGGGCTCGACTGGTATTGGCGGCGACTGCTTCGCGCTCTACGCACCGAGAGGCAGCGCCGAGATCATCGCCTATAACGGCTCCGGACGCACGCCGAAGGCACTGACGGTGGATTGGTTCGAAGAGCGTGGGCTGACCGAAGTGCCGCGCCAATCGCCCGCCGCCGTCACCATCCCCGGCGCCATTGACGCCTGGACACGACTGCACGCCGATCACGGCCGCCTGCCCTTCGCCGACGTGCTGGCCCCGGCCATCCGTTACGCCGAACAGGGCTATGCGATCGCGCCGCGCGTTCACCGCGACTGGGTGCGGGAGGAAACGCTGCTATCGCAGGACCCGGCGGCGGCGGCGATCTTTTTGCCAGGCGGCCGCGCACCCGCCATTGGCGCGGTTCACCGGCAGGAAAAGCTTGGTGCGACGCTGCGCAAGATCGCAACCGAAGGCCGTGACGGTTTCTACTCAGGCGATATCGCCGAGGATATGGTAAGCCACCTGCGCTCACTTGGCGGCCTGCACACGATGGAGGATTTTGCTGCCGCCGGTGGGGAATATGTCACGCCCGTCACCACCCTATTCCGCGATCACATGATCCATGAGTGCCCACCGAACGGCCAAGGGATCATCGCCCTTCTCATCCTCAACATTCTCTCCCATTTCGACACGCGCCATGCGCCGGGCTCGACGGATCGGTTGCATCTGGAAATCGAGGCGACGCGGCTTGCCTATGCGGCACGCGACGCCTGGATCGCCGATCCCGCCAAGGCGGACGTGCCGGTGGCGGAATTGCTCTCGCACGACTTCGCGAAACGCTTGGCCGAGATGATCGATCTTCGTCATGCCTTGACCGACCTGCCGGACTTCGAGATGCCGCTGCACCGCGACACGGTCTACATCTCGATTGTCGATCAAGACCGCAATGCGGTAAGCTTCATCAACTCGATTTTCGACAGTTTCGGCACCGGCATCGTTGCGCCCCGATCCGGCGTGATCCTGCACAATCGCGGCCAGAGCTTTTCGCTGAAACGCGGGCATCCGAACATGATCGCCCCGGAAAAGCGGCCGCTTCACACCATCATTCCCGGCATGGTGACCCGCAATGGCCGCACGGAGATGTCCTTCGGCGTCATGGGAGGGTACTATCAGGCGCTCGGCCATGCGCATCTGATATCCAAGGTGGTCGATTACGGCATGGATATCCAGGATGCCATCGACCTGCCGCGCCTCATTCCCGTTGGCGGCAAGATACCGCGCGTGGAAGCGGAACATACGATCTCGCCGGAAACGATTACCGAACTCACCCGCCGCGGGTTCGAGATCGTGCCGGCCGAGGATCCGATCGGTGGTGCCCAGGCGGTGAGGATCGACTGGGAGAACGGAACGCTTGTCGGTGCGTCTGAATCGCGCAAGGACGGGATCGCGCTCGGCTACTGA
- a CDS encoding ABC transporter permease, producing the protein MIDVGFFLEIIPKLLSGVPLTLQLAGSSLLLGFCLALMLALAQSGGHRLAVWPIRSFVAIFRGTPLLVQIFLIYYGLGQFRPSLQAAGLWWLFREPYWCAILALTLNTAAYGSEILRGAIRNVPRGLGEAALALGLSRWLSLRLVILPLAIRQAIPAYGNEIILMVKGTSLASIITLMEVTGIAQGLISQSYRAIEVFIAAGAIYLAMNFIIVRTLGLIENRLTPYRRRA; encoded by the coding sequence ATGATCGATGTCGGCTTCTTCCTCGAGATCATCCCCAAGCTGCTCTCTGGCGTGCCGCTGACGCTGCAGCTTGCAGGAAGCTCACTGCTCCTCGGCTTCTGCCTTGCCCTGATGCTTGCGCTTGCCCAGAGCGGCGGACATCGCCTTGCCGTCTGGCCTATTCGAAGCTTCGTCGCCATCTTCCGTGGCACGCCGTTGCTCGTGCAGATTTTCCTGATCTATTACGGGCTTGGCCAGTTTCGCCCTTCCCTTCAGGCAGCCGGTCTCTGGTGGCTTTTTCGCGAGCCCTATTGGTGCGCCATCCTGGCCTTGACGCTGAACACGGCTGCCTATGGCAGTGAAATCCTGCGCGGTGCCATCCGCAACGTGCCGCGGGGACTTGGCGAAGCGGCACTCGCGCTTGGACTGTCTCGCTGGCTATCCTTGCGCCTCGTCATCCTGCCACTAGCCATCCGGCAGGCGATCCCCGCCTATGGCAACGAAATTATTCTGATGGTCAAAGGCACCTCGCTCGCGTCCATCATCACGCTGATGGAAGTGACCGGCATTGCACAAGGGTTGATCTCCCAGAGCTACCGCGCCATCGAGGTGTTCATCGCCGCCGGCGCCATCTATCTCGCCATGAATTTCATCATCGTCCGGACGCTCGGCCTTATCGAGAACCGGCTGACGCCCTATCGCCGCCGCGCTTAG
- a CDS encoding ABC transporter permease — protein sequence MMDKLHLLGFGDGGWGMSLLGAATMTLLLSLLGFALGALFGGLAAAGRLSKRRTARGLAEAYGIVFRGVPDLLTIYLFYYGGSVALTAIAHRMGSQDFIGLPTLATGILAIGIISGAYQSEVYRGAYLAVDPGQFDAAKALALSRSQMLCLVILPQLLRHAVAGLSNVWQLVLKDSALISVIGLVELMRQTQIGAGSTREPFLFYLAAAFLYFVIAGITGQAFRLAEARAFRGIRER from the coding sequence ATGATGGATAAACTGCATCTCCTCGGCTTTGGCGATGGCGGCTGGGGCATGTCGCTTCTTGGCGCTGCGACCATGACGCTGCTCCTCTCGCTTCTTGGCTTTGCGCTCGGCGCTCTGTTCGGCGGACTGGCAGCGGCAGGGCGTCTGTCGAAGCGGCGCACCGCGCGCGGGCTGGCAGAGGCTTACGGGATCGTGTTTCGCGGCGTTCCCGACCTTTTGACCATCTATCTCTTCTACTATGGCGGCAGTGTCGCGTTGACGGCGATTGCGCACCGAATGGGGTCACAGGACTTCATCGGCCTGCCGACGCTGGCAACCGGCATTCTTGCCATCGGCATCATCTCCGGGGCCTACCAGTCGGAAGTCTATCGCGGCGCTTATCTCGCGGTCGATCCCGGCCAGTTCGACGCAGCCAAGGCGCTCGCCCTATCACGCAGCCAGATGCTGTGCCTCGTTATCCTCCCGCAGCTCCTGCGCCATGCGGTCGCAGGCCTCAGCAATGTCTGGCAGCTCGTTCTCAAGGATTCGGCGCTGATTTCGGTCATTGGCCTGGTGGAACTGATGCGCCAAACCCAGATCGGCGCAGGTTCGACACGTGAACCCTTTCTCTTTTATCTCGCCGCGGCCTTTCTCTATTTCGTCATTGCCGGGATAACCGGGCAGGCCTTCCGCCTCGCCGAAGCACGCGCCTTCCGAGGGATCCGCGAACGATGA
- a CDS encoding lysine/arginine/ornithine ABC transporter substrate-binding protein, producing MTIRRMAALAAALTTLVLAPLGLAPAALAQDAPKEIKIATEGAYAPWNFTTADGKLDGFEIDLANDLCARMKIKCTIIAQDWDGLIPSLTVGKFDVIMASMFITPKRLETIDFSHPYAVDPSGFAVAKDSDLGKLGGATEKFKLDDDASAKAAIEKLKPLLKGKVVGVQAATTNLEFLKKYFADTVEIREYKTTEQHDLDLAAGRVDALFAQQSALAATLAKPEFADYTLAGPGFVGGVFGLGSGAGLRKSDTKLKEMLNTAIDGAIADGTIKRLSEKWVKTDVTPVK from the coding sequence ATGACGATCCGTCGCATGGCCGCGCTTGCGGCTGCACTTACCACACTCGTGCTTGCCCCGCTCGGCCTTGCGCCAGCCGCGCTTGCGCAGGATGCCCCAAAAGAAATCAAGATCGCGACTGAAGGCGCCTATGCGCCATGGAACTTCACCACCGCCGACGGCAAGCTGGACGGCTTCGAAATCGACCTTGCCAATGATCTCTGCGCCCGCATGAAGATCAAATGCACCATCATAGCCCAGGATTGGGACGGTCTCATTCCATCCCTCACGGTCGGCAAGTTCGACGTGATCATGGCCAGCATGTTCATCACGCCCAAGCGCCTTGAAACTATCGACTTCAGCCATCCCTATGCCGTCGACCCCTCTGGCTTCGCTGTCGCCAAAGACAGCGATCTCGGCAAGCTCGGCGGTGCTACCGAGAAGTTCAAGCTCGACGACGACGCCTCCGCCAAGGCTGCCATCGAAAAGCTTAAACCCCTCCTGAAGGGCAAGGTCGTCGGCGTGCAGGCCGCCACCACCAATCTCGAATTCCTCAAGAAGTACTTCGCCGATACGGTCGAGATTCGCGAATATAAGACAACCGAGCAACACGATCTGGATCTGGCCGCTGGCCGGGTCGATGCGCTCTTCGCGCAGCAATCCGCATTGGCCGCCACGTTGGCAAAGCCCGAATTTGCGGACTACACGCTCGCCGGTCCCGGCTTCGTCGGTGGTGTCTTCGGGCTCGGCTCGGGCGCTGGCCTGCGCAAGAGCGATACCAAGCTCAAGGAAATGCTGAATACCGCGATCGATGGCGCCATTGCTGATGGCACGATCAAGCGTCTTTCGGAAAAGTGGGTCAAGACGGACGTAACCCCGGTCAAGTAA
- a CDS encoding GntR family transcriptional regulator gives MTYATASRVSLPSTAEEEAYVHLQQALRQGRYKAGDRLIPEEIAADIGMSRMPVREAFRRLAADGLVTLRPNRGCIVAGLTLEEIHEAFEIRSVLEGLAVRLATPRMTTETFEELERLLERMERAGQSGSGDWVLRHQEFHALIYGLSGRPKLIRQINALHVMIEPYMRIWFDYVEKPLSARQEHERLIDVLKSGNARDAEAVMQDHIAETANLLADYASPGRR, from the coding sequence ATGACCTATGCGACTGCATCCAGAGTCTCTCTTCCCTCCACGGCGGAGGAGGAAGCTTACGTGCATCTTCAGCAGGCACTGCGGCAGGGTCGCTACAAGGCCGGAGACCGGTTGATTCCGGAAGAGATTGCGGCGGATATCGGCATGAGCCGCATGCCGGTGCGCGAGGCCTTCCGGCGGCTCGCCGCCGACGGTCTGGTGACGCTCCGCCCGAACCGGGGCTGCATCGTCGCCGGGCTGACGCTGGAAGAAATTCACGAAGCCTTTGAGATCCGCTCCGTGCTGGAGGGGCTCGCAGTCCGGCTCGCCACGCCACGCATGACGACAGAGACATTCGAGGAGCTTGAGCGGTTACTGGAGCGGATGGAGCGGGCCGGGCAATCCGGCAGCGGCGACTGGGTGCTGCGCCACCAGGAATTTCATGCGCTGATTTACGGCCTCAGCGGCAGACCGAAGCTGATCCGCCAGATCAACGCACTGCATGTGATGATCGAGCCCTATATGCGCATCTGGTTCGACTATGTCGAAAAGCCGCTTTCAGCCCGTCAGGAGCATGAGCGGCTGATCGACGTCCTGAAATCCGGCAACGCGCGCGATGCCGAGGCGGTGATGCAGGACCATATCGCCGAAACGGCGAACCTGCTTGCCGATTACGCCAGTCCCGGTCGGCGCTGA
- the ppk2 gene encoding polyphosphate kinase 2 gives MSETVKDRSVTLTMNGKERVFNIDDPVLPDWVDDKKLTAGDFPYDKKLGREEYEAQIEALQIELVKVQFWQQATGQRIMALFEGRDAAGKGGSIAAVREYLNPRYARVVALTKPTETEKGQWYFQRYIAHFPTAGEFVLFDRSWYNRAGVEPVMGFCTPEEHKRFLKEVPRLEKMLVHEGVNLFKFYLDIGRETQLERFHDRRHSPLKSWKLSDMDIAALTKWDDYTAARDEMLEKTHIDDAPWTVIRANDKRRLRLNLIRHILTSLDYEGKDEKAIGKIDDKILGSGPKFLK, from the coding sequence ATGAGCGAAACCGTCAAGGACAGATCCGTAACATTGACGATGAACGGCAAGGAGCGGGTCTTCAATATCGACGATCCTGTGCTCCCCGACTGGGTGGATGACAAGAAGCTGACGGCAGGCGATTTCCCCTATGACAAGAAGCTTGGCCGGGAGGAGTATGAAGCACAGATCGAAGCGCTTCAGATCGAACTGGTGAAGGTGCAGTTCTGGCAGCAGGCCACCGGCCAGCGCATCATGGCGCTGTTCGAGGGCCGCGATGCCGCGGGTAAAGGCGGCTCGATCGCCGCGGTGCGGGAATATCTCAACCCACGCTATGCGCGTGTCGTGGCACTGACCAAGCCGACCGAAACCGAAAAAGGGCAATGGTACTTCCAGCGCTACATCGCCCATTTTCCGACTGCGGGCGAGTTCGTACTCTTCGACCGCTCATGGTACAACCGCGCCGGTGTGGAGCCCGTGATGGGGTTTTGCACGCCGGAAGAACACAAGCGCTTCTTGAAGGAAGTGCCGCGGCTGGAAAAAATGCTGGTGCATGAGGGTGTGAACCTCTTCAAGTTCTACCTCGATATCGGTCGCGAGACCCAGTTGGAACGCTTCCACGACCGCCGGCACAGCCCGCTGAAATCCTGGAAGCTTTCGGATATGGACATCGCCGCCCTGACCAAATGGGACGACTATACCGCGGCCCGTGACGAGATGCTGGAAAAGACGCACATAGACGACGCGCCATGGACGGTGATCCGCGCCAATGACAAGCGCAGGCTCAGACTGAATCTCATTCGCCATATTCTCACCTCGCTCGATTATGAGGGCAAGGATGAGAAGGCGATCGGCAAGATCGACGACAAGATTTTGGGCAGTGGGCCAAAGTTTCTAAAATAG
- the phoR gene encoding phosphate regulon sensor histidine kinase PhoR, whose translation MDGEGALLKQMRRMRRNWLALFVVTMLAALALVEWRSPYVVAALWLAAVFAILFITPSATIGKDENKLNEEVVPPQGVDHGLIAGVRAGLAVLDTPVFILDRDAAVLFENAAAERAFGTLPVGSHISGRLRSPGLLDVIRETIATGQPNQVEHSERLPSERVFIVRIAAADMPQTAGAPFYILSFRDISDLRRIDRMRSDFVANASHELRTPLASLRGFIETMQGPARNDPKAQERFLGIMLDQATRMSRLVDDLMSLSRLELRANIAPDQTVDLVPLLGHVRDSLLPLAGDLDVEIKLHIPENPVQVNGDRDELVQVFQNLVENACKYGQDGKVVDVFLRAEVGKPVEVSVVDKGPGIPAEHVPRLTERFYRVSVADSRSKKGTGLGLAIVKHILTRHRARLIIRSEIGAGTDFTVRF comes from the coding sequence ATGGACGGGGAGGGTGCGTTGCTTAAACAGATGCGCCGCATGCGGAGAAACTGGCTTGCGCTTTTTGTCGTCACGATGCTGGCAGCCTTGGCGCTTGTCGAATGGCGTTCGCCCTATGTCGTGGCCGCACTGTGGCTCGCCGCCGTCTTCGCCATTCTTTTCATCACGCCCTCCGCCACCATCGGAAAGGATGAGAACAAACTCAACGAAGAGGTCGTGCCGCCCCAGGGAGTGGATCATGGATTGATTGCAGGTGTGCGGGCAGGTCTTGCGGTGCTCGATACGCCCGTCTTCATCCTGGACCGGGACGCCGCTGTCTTGTTTGAAAATGCGGCGGCGGAACGCGCCTTTGGGACGCTGCCTGTCGGTTCGCATATTTCGGGCAGGCTGCGCTCACCCGGCCTGCTCGATGTCATTCGCGAAACCATCGCCACCGGACAGCCGAACCAAGTGGAGCACTCCGAACGACTGCCCTCGGAGCGAGTGTTCATCGTGCGCATCGCAGCTGCGGATATGCCACAGACGGCGGGAGCGCCCTTTTATATCCTCTCTTTCCGCGACATTTCAGATCTGCGTCGTATCGACCGCATGCGCAGCGATTTCGTCGCCAATGCCAGCCATGAGCTGAGAACGCCGCTGGCCTCGTTGCGCGGCTTCATCGAAACCATGCAGGGGCCGGCGCGCAACGATCCCAAGGCGCAGGAGCGCTTTCTTGGCATCATGCTGGACCAGGCAACCCGCATGAGCCGCCTGGTCGATGACCTGATGTCGCTCTCAAGGCTAGAGCTTCGTGCCAATATCGCACCGGATCAGACCGTCGATCTCGTGCCGCTTCTCGGCCATGTTCGGGATTCCTTGCTACCGCTCGCCGGCGATCTGGACGTCGAGATCAAGCTGCATATTCCCGAAAACCCGGTGCAAGTGAACGGCGACCGGGACGAGTTGGTGCAGGTGTTCCAGAACCTCGTCGAAAACGCCTGCAAGTACGGTCAGGATGGCAAGGTGGTGGATGTGTTCCTGCGCGCAGAGGTGGGCAAGCCTGTCGAAGTCAGCGTCGTGGATAAGGGACCGGGCATTCCCGCCGAGCATGTGCCGCGTCTCACAGAGAGGTTTTACCGCGTCAGCGTAGCAGACAGCCGTTCGAAAAAAGGCACTGGTCTCGGCCTTGCCATCGTCAAGCACATTCTGACCCGCCACCGCGCCCGCCTCATCATCCGGTCGGAAATTGGCGCTGGTACGGACTTCACCGTGAGATTTTGA